The Deinococcus hopiensis KR-140 sequence GCGGTTGGGACGGTCGCCACCCTCGGGACGGCGCTCGTCGTTGCGGCGGGGCGGGCGGGCCAGCGTTTCGGTGCGGCCGCCAATCACTTCACCGTTGAACACGAGCACCTTGATGCCCAGGATGCCGTAGGTGGTGCGGGCCAGCGCGGTGCCGTAGTCGATATCGGCGCGCAGGGTGTGCAGCGGCACGCGGCCTTCGAGCACCTTTTCGGTGCGGGCCTGCTCGGCGCCGCCCAGGCGGCCCGACAAGATGATCTTGACGCCGCGCGCACCCGACTCCATCACGCGTTGCGCGGCCTGCTTCATGGCGCGGCGGAACGCGAAGCGGCGCTCAATCTGCTCGGCGATGCGCAGGGCCACCAGGGGCGCAGAGATGTTGGGGTTGGGAATCTCGGCGACGTTCACGGCCACCGTGCCCGCCACGACGAGGCGCTCGATGTCGCCGCGCAGCCCCTTGATGCTCTCGCCACCCTTGCCGATCACGATGCCAGGCTTGGCCGCCGAAATGATCACGTTGACCTGCTGGCCCGCGCGCTCAATCTCGATGCGGGCGATGCCGGCGGCCGAGAGCTTGCGCTCAACGAGCTTGCGGATCTTCTCGTCTTCCTTGAGCAGCTTGGAGTACTGCTTCTTGCCGGCGTACCAGCGGCTGTTCCAGCCACGGGTAATGCCCAGGCGGAAGCCGTTGGGGTTGATCTTGTTACCCATTACTTGCTCCCCCTCTGGGTGGAGGCGCGCTCGCCCACGATAATCGTGATGTGGCTGGTGCGCTTCTTGATGATGTTGGCGCTGCCGCGGGCGCGGGGAATCAGACGCTTGAGGGTCGGACCCGCATCCACGTAAGCC is a genomic window containing:
- the rpsC gene encoding 30S ribosomal protein S3 codes for the protein MGNKINPNGFRLGITRGWNSRWYAGKKQYSKLLKEDEKIRKLVERKLSAAGIARIEIERAGQQVNVIISAAKPGIVIGKGGESIKGLRGDIERLVVAGTVAVNVAEIPNPNISAPLVALRIAEQIERRFAFRRAMKQAAQRVMESGARGVKIILSGRLGGAEQARTEKVLEGRVPLHTLRADIDYGTALARTTYGILGIKVLVFNGEVIGGRTETLARPPRRNDERRPEGGDRPNRRRPSARRRPGGE